A region of the Verrucomicrobiia bacterium genome:
ACGGAGGGTCAAAGAGCATAACGGCTCAACCCTAGGGGCCAAATACACAAAAACACGACAGCCAGTCGTGCTTATCTATTCGGAAACATGTGCGGACCGTTCTACTGCTTTGAAGCGCGAGCATGCCATCCGCCAGCTGTCCCGCTCGGAAAAGCTTATGCTTTCGCAGCGGTCACAATCTTCTT
Encoded here:
- a CDS encoding GIY-YIG nuclease family protein codes for the protein MKPYFVYMVQCADATLYTGICTDVERRVKEHNGSTLGAKYTKTRQPVVLIYSETCADRSTALKREHAIRQLSRSEKLMLSQRSQSS